In Nocardia asteroides, the following proteins share a genomic window:
- the treY gene encoding malto-oligosyltrehalose synthase, which translates to MTETYVTDPLTLLHRAPIRPSTVRSTYRLQLRPDALTFADARAIAEYLQQLGISHLYLSPILTATHGSTHGYDVTDPTTVSAALGGPSGLKALSDEVRSRGMGLIVDLVPNHVGVADPRQNPWWWDVLRNGQQSKYARYFDIDWSPGNGAGGRLALPVLQNENDPAALTVDRSGAEPMLALHDLRFPIAPGTDGDNALRIHDRQHYRLVSWKAGVCTYRRFFAVSSLAAVRQEDPEVFEATHRELAAWCEHDLIDGVRVDHPDGLSHPSAYLTRLRRLIGPKRLLLVEKILANREPLDATLPVDGTTGYDALADIGGVLIDPAGEAAMTELSQHVAGHGSDRAWFGETEHRIKRAVAETILAPEIRRLVSAIKRDGNAGSFDTLAVSNATIEVLAFMPVYRVDYAPLAGITAAVVAEVEKRNAELTAPLSVLVTALAVGGEAATRFSQVCGAITAKAVEDTMFYQGARLVSLQEVGGNPARFGHSVNDFHLSNSERSQRWPATMTTLSTHDTKRGEDVRARIGVLSQVAEIWSQRVRGWLETTPAPDGATALFLLQNMFGVWPADGRPASSVPGLRDRLHLFAEKSIREAGTKTSWEEPDAEFESAVHGWLDAVIDGPVGTGIGDLAHELAPHAWSDAVAQKLLQLCGPGIPDIYQGTEVWEDSLVDPDNRRPVNFAVRAGLLQSLTEPPTLDTTGATKMWVVAYALWLRRERPECFVGGSYRPLYAVGEHAHRLVAFGRGPAGEAPEVIVAATRHSVGLAATGWLDTALPLPEGNWVDRLSGNTFAGSVRMDKLFTRLPVALLVR; encoded by the coding sequence ATGACCGAGACCTACGTGACCGATCCGCTGACCCTGCTGCACCGCGCCCCCATCCGGCCGAGCACCGTGCGCAGCACCTACCGGCTGCAGCTGCGGCCCGACGCGCTCACCTTCGCCGATGCCCGCGCCATCGCCGAGTACCTCCAGCAGCTGGGGATCTCGCATCTGTACCTGTCGCCGATCCTCACCGCGACGCACGGTTCGACCCACGGATACGACGTCACCGACCCCACCACGGTGTCGGCGGCGCTGGGCGGGCCGAGCGGGCTCAAGGCGCTGTCGGACGAGGTGCGCAGTCGCGGGATGGGCCTGATCGTGGACCTCGTGCCCAATCACGTGGGGGTGGCCGATCCGCGGCAGAACCCGTGGTGGTGGGACGTGCTGCGCAACGGCCAGCAGTCCAAGTACGCCAGGTACTTCGACATCGACTGGAGTCCGGGCAACGGCGCGGGCGGGCGCCTGGCGCTGCCGGTGCTGCAGAACGAGAACGATCCGGCCGCGCTCACCGTCGACCGGTCGGGCGCGGAACCGATGCTGGCCCTGCACGATCTGCGGTTCCCGATCGCGCCCGGCACCGACGGCGACAACGCGCTGCGCATCCACGACCGTCAGCACTACCGGCTGGTGAGCTGGAAGGCCGGTGTGTGCACCTACCGGCGGTTCTTCGCGGTGAGCAGTCTGGCCGCGGTCCGCCAGGAGGACCCGGAGGTCTTCGAGGCGACGCACCGGGAGCTGGCCGCGTGGTGCGAACACGATCTGATCGACGGTGTCCGGGTGGATCACCCGGACGGGCTGTCGCATCCGAGCGCCTACCTGACGCGGCTGCGCAGGCTGATCGGCCCGAAGCGGCTGCTGCTGGTGGAGAAGATCCTGGCCAACCGGGAACCGCTGGACGCGACCCTGCCGGTCGACGGCACCACCGGCTACGACGCCCTCGCCGACATCGGCGGGGTGCTGATCGACCCGGCGGGCGAGGCCGCGATGACCGAGCTGTCCCAGCACGTCGCCGGGCACGGCAGCGACCGCGCCTGGTTCGGCGAGACCGAGCACCGGATCAAACGCGCGGTCGCGGAAACCATTCTGGCGCCGGAGATCCGGCGGCTGGTCTCGGCGATCAAGCGCGACGGCAACGCGGGCAGTTTCGACACGCTGGCGGTGAGCAACGCGACCATCGAGGTGCTCGCGTTCATGCCGGTGTACCGGGTGGACTACGCGCCGCTGGCCGGGATCACCGCGGCGGTCGTGGCGGAGGTGGAGAAGCGCAACGCCGAACTCACCGCGCCGCTGTCGGTGCTGGTGACCGCCCTCGCCGTGGGCGGTGAGGCGGCCACCCGGTTCTCCCAGGTGTGTGGCGCGATCACCGCCAAGGCCGTCGAGGACACCATGTTCTATCAGGGCGCCCGGCTGGTGTCCTTGCAGGAGGTGGGCGGTAACCCGGCGCGATTCGGGCACTCCGTCAACGACTTCCACCTGTCCAACAGCGAGCGCTCGCAGCGCTGGCCCGCGACCATGACGACACTGTCGACGCACGACACCAAGCGCGGCGAGGACGTGCGGGCCCGGATCGGGGTGCTGTCGCAGGTGGCCGAGATCTGGTCGCAGCGGGTCCGTGGCTGGCTGGAGACCACGCCCGCTCCCGACGGCGCGACGGCACTGTTCCTGTTGCAGAACATGTTCGGGGTGTGGCCCGCCGACGGGCGGCCCGCGTCGTCGGTGCCGGGGCTGCGGGACCGGTTGCATCTGTTCGCGGAGAAGTCGATTCGCGAGGCGGGGACCAAGACCTCGTGGGAGGAACCGGACGCGGAGTTCGAATCGGCGGTGCACGGCTGGCTGGACGCGGTGATCGACGGACCGGTCGGGACCGGCATCGGGGATCTGGCGCACGAGCTCGCCCCGCACGCCTGGTCGGATGCGGTGGCACAGAAGCTGTTGCAGCTGTGCGGGCCGGGCATCCCGGACATCTATCAGGGCACCGAGGTGTGGGAGGACTCGCTCGTCGACCCGGACAATCGCCGCCCCGTGAACTTCGCGGTGCGGGCCGGGCTGCTCCAATCCCTCACCGAGCCACCGACTCTGGACACCACCGGGGCGACGAAGATGTGGGTGGTGGCCTACGCGCTGTGGTTGCGCCGGGAGCGGCCGGAGTGCTTCGTGGGTGGCTCGTACCGGCCGCTGTACGCCGTCGGCGAGCACGCGCACCGGCTGGTCGCCTTCGGTCGCGGGCCCGCGGGCGAGGCGCCCGAGGTGATCGTCGCGGCCACCAGGCACTCGGTGGGACTGGCGGCCACCGGCTGGCTCGACACCGCGCTGCCGCTGCCGGAGGGCAATTGGGTCGACCGGCTCAGCGGCAACACCTTCGCGGGCAGTGTCCGGATGGACAAGCTGTTCACCCGGCTGCCGGTCGCGCTGCTGGTGCGCTGA
- a CDS encoding serine hydrolase domain-containing protein, translating into MSNDAYGQDSAALPAGVGGFAPAGFGPLVRAFAALIGHRRAAGGALAIYRHGEPVAHLWTGTAGDRPWTADTAPIVFSATKGVTATVIHRLADRGLLDYRAPVAEYWPRFAANGKGAITVADVLTHRAGLSSLCAVATSAAESLDHELMEDRLALATPDRLRGVPTYHALTYGWLLAGLARAVTGRSMGELIRTEVTDPLGLDGIHLGRPRAGSSTEYAPLAGTHLSVAGHPIAAGVLDRVGKLVPGPLGAASRCLFVRGLNGILDGDEPTILDTEMPAGNGVCTATGLARMYAALADGTTIDGRPYLRPQTHTRIRRVQTYHLDHALFYLPMMWHLGYHSMPMPGARNAFGHIGLGGSFGWVDPQSGLSVGFVHNRLDQGLLAYDQVAMGWLLPLVMAGARAGRGRGPRLDRAAA; encoded by the coding sequence ATGAGCAACGACGCTTACGGACAGGACAGTGCTGCCCTTCCGGCCGGTGTCGGCGGTTTCGCCCCGGCCGGATTCGGTCCGCTGGTGCGCGCCTTCGCGGCCCTGATCGGTCATCGCCGCGCCGCGGGCGGCGCCCTCGCGATCTATCGGCACGGCGAGCCCGTCGCCCACCTGTGGACCGGCACCGCGGGAGACCGGCCGTGGACGGCCGACACCGCGCCGATCGTGTTCTCGGCGACCAAGGGTGTCACCGCGACCGTCATCCACCGGCTCGCCGACCGCGGCCTGCTCGACTACCGCGCTCCGGTGGCCGAATACTGGCCGCGCTTCGCCGCCAACGGCAAGGGCGCGATCACCGTCGCCGACGTGCTCACCCACCGCGCCGGGCTGTCGTCGTTGTGCGCGGTGGCCACCAGCGCCGCCGAATCCCTCGACCACGAACTCATGGAGGACCGGCTCGCGCTGGCCACCCCCGACCGACTGCGCGGCGTGCCGACCTACCACGCGCTGACCTACGGGTGGCTGCTGGCCGGGCTGGCCAGGGCCGTCACCGGGCGGTCCATGGGCGAGCTGATCCGCACCGAGGTCACCGACCCGCTCGGGCTCGACGGTATCCATCTGGGGCGTCCGCGGGCCGGTTCGTCGACCGAGTACGCGCCGCTGGCGGGCACGCACCTGAGCGTGGCCGGCCATCCGATCGCCGCGGGGGTTCTCGACCGCGTCGGCAAGCTGGTCCCCGGTCCGCTCGGCGCCGCGTCGCGCTGCCTGTTCGTCCGTGGCCTGAACGGCATCCTCGACGGTGACGAACCGACCATCCTCGACACCGAGATGCCCGCGGGCAACGGCGTGTGCACCGCGACCGGCCTGGCCAGGATGTACGCCGCGCTGGCCGACGGCACCACCATCGACGGCAGGCCCTACCTGCGGCCGCAGACCCACACGCGGATCCGCCGGGTGCAGACCTACCACCTCGACCACGCGCTGTTCTACCTGCCGATGATGTGGCACCTCGGCTACCACTCCATGCCGATGCCCGGCGCCAGGAACGCCTTCGGCCACATCGGTCTGGGCGGATCCTTCGGCTGGGTCGACCCGCAGTCCGGACTGTCGGTCGGCTTCGTACACAACCGCCTGGACCAGGGCCTGCTCGCCTACGACCAGGTGGCGATGGGCTGGTTGCTGCCGCTGGTCATGGCGGGTGCGCGCGCCGGCCGCGGCCGCGGGCCGAGGCTCGACCGCGCGGCCGCGTAG
- a CDS encoding nitroreductase family deazaflavin-dependent oxidoreductase, which yields MPLTGEYAPSTSDWARSQAETYENSGGAEGTSLRGVPVVLLTTKGAKTGKLRKTPLMRVEHDGEYAVVASLGGAPKHPVWYHNITAEPHVELRDGTETKDYTAREVFGDEKALWWDRAVAVWPDYAEYQTKTDRQIPVFVLTPR from the coding sequence ATGCCATTGACAGGAGAGTACGCACCGAGCACTTCGGACTGGGCGCGGAGCCAGGCCGAGACCTACGAGAACTCCGGCGGCGCCGAGGGCACGTCCCTGCGCGGCGTGCCCGTCGTCCTGCTCACCACCAAGGGCGCCAAGACCGGCAAGCTGCGCAAGACCCCGCTGATGCGGGTCGAGCACGACGGCGAGTACGCCGTCGTCGCCTCGCTGGGCGGCGCGCCCAAGCACCCGGTCTGGTATCACAACATCACCGCCGAACCGCACGTCGAACTGCGCGACGGGACCGAGACCAAGGACTACACCGCACGCGAGGTCTTCGGTGACGAGAAGGCGCTGTGGTGGGACCGCGCGGTCGCGGTCTGGCCCGACTACGCCGAGTACCAGACCAAGACCGATCGCCAGATCCCGGTCTTCGTCCTCACCCCGCGCTAG
- the ilvA gene encoding threonine ammonia-lyase IlvA, translated as MSPIADVAEVSVTRPPLTADEIDAAAKRISDIIEPTPLQYSARLSASTGAQVYLKREDLTAVRSYKLRGAYNLMDQLTAAERAAGVVAASAGNHAQGVAFACQAMGVRGRIYVPTTTPKQKRDRIRVHGGEFVELIAVGETYDAAAAAAAADVARTGATMVPPFDDPRTAAGQGTIAAEFLEQLGTAPDLVVVPVGGGGCLAGIGTYLRERAPRAGLLGVEPAGAASMTAALVAGGPVTLPEIDPFVDGAAVRRIGDLPYQAAASFGGRVVSHASLPLLTTTESPGGTASFRVMQVDEGAICTAMLDLYQNEGIIAEPAGALATAALSELEIEPGSTVVVLVSGGNNDVSRYGEIIERSLVHRGLKHYFLVDFPQEPGALRRFLDDVLGPDDDITMFEYVKRNNRETGAALVGIELGATDDLASLLHRIEESPIQAERLEPGSPAYRYLT; from the coding sequence GTGTCCCCCATCGCTGACGTCGCCGAAGTGTCCGTAACCCGTCCGCCGCTGACCGCGGACGAGATCGACGCCGCCGCCAAGCGAATTTCCGACATCATCGAGCCGACGCCGCTGCAGTACTCCGCGCGGCTGTCGGCGAGCACCGGCGCGCAGGTGTACCTCAAGCGCGAAGACCTCACCGCGGTGCGCTCGTACAAGCTGCGCGGCGCCTACAACCTGATGGACCAGCTCACCGCCGCCGAGCGCGCGGCGGGTGTGGTCGCGGCCAGCGCGGGCAACCACGCCCAGGGCGTGGCGTTCGCGTGCCAGGCCATGGGGGTGCGCGGGCGGATCTACGTGCCGACCACCACGCCCAAGCAGAAGCGTGACCGCATCCGGGTGCACGGCGGCGAGTTCGTCGAGCTGATCGCCGTCGGCGAGACCTACGACGCGGCCGCCGCGGCCGCCGCCGCCGATGTCGCCCGTACCGGCGCCACCATGGTGCCGCCGTTCGACGACCCGCGCACCGCCGCGGGCCAGGGCACCATCGCCGCCGAGTTCCTCGAGCAGCTCGGGACCGCCCCGGATCTGGTCGTGGTGCCGGTCGGCGGCGGCGGCTGCCTGGCCGGCATCGGCACCTATCTGCGCGAGCGGGCGCCGCGGGCCGGTCTGCTCGGGGTGGAACCGGCGGGCGCGGCCTCGATGACCGCGGCGCTGGTCGCGGGCGGCCCGGTGACCCTGCCCGAGATCGACCCGTTCGTCGACGGTGCCGCCGTGCGCCGCATCGGCGACCTGCCGTACCAGGCGGCGGCCTCCTTCGGCGGCCGGGTGGTCTCGCACGCCTCGCTGCCGCTGCTCACCACCACCGAATCCCCGGGCGGCACCGCCTCGTTCCGGGTGATGCAGGTCGACGAGGGCGCCATCTGCACCGCGATGCTCGACCTGTACCAGAACGAGGGCATCATCGCCGAGCCCGCGGGCGCGCTGGCCACCGCGGCACTGTCCGAGCTCGAGATCGAGCCCGGGTCGACGGTGGTGGTGCTGGTCTCCGGCGGCAACAACGACGTCTCCCGCTACGGCGAGATCATCGAACGGTCGCTGGTGCACCGGGGCCTCAAGCACTACTTCCTGGTGGACTTCCCGCAGGAGCCCGGCGCGCTGCGCCGCTTCCTCGACGACGTCCTCGGCCCGGACGACGACATCACCATGTTCGAGTACGTCAAGCGCAACAACCGGGAGACCGGGGCCGCGCTGGTCGGCATCGAGCTCGGCGCCACCGACGATCTGGCCTCGCTGCTGCACCGCATCGAGGAGTCCCCGATCCAGGCCGAGCGCCTGGAACCGGGGTCACCCGCGTACCGCTACCTCACCTGA
- a CDS encoding ATP-binding protein, with product MLHGRDTEQATIDALLSGARAGRSGALVLRGEAGIGKTALLEYAAAQGVPTVRSAGIESEAELPFAALHLLVRPGMALVRQLPDRQRAAMEAAFGLGADAPADRMLIGLALLTLLAEEAAEGPLLCLIDDAHWLDRATAETLLFAARRLDAEGVVILFATRSGPDDFPAPGLPELALSGLRPDAAAALLDAHPARLTPATRYRLLTESGGNPLALLELPSAVGVEGVDDPNPLPLTQRLQLAFHGRVARLPAATRTILLIAAAAGTDDLAPVLRAAASLGAALPDLQPAADAGLVHTDGTTLSWRHPLSRAAVYQGSALADRLAAHRALAAALDDADAADLRAWHLAGAATGPDETVATALEQTADRARRRTGFHGAVVAYDRAAALSVDPRARLRRLVLAAETATEAGLTEQAGRLAERAESMTPDDEVGRRLDLVRAQAEFAAGAPGSAHRRLIAAATAARGVDPRGAARILSRAVHTAWYLGPAELDEVARLLETVRLDDDDPGTPIVRYLTGSVSGRRTVDLRAAAAAARAHGADSPADLVQLCGSGLVVGQDDQVGELADSLIGEARDQGRIALLAPLLFFRAEAELFGGRPGESRIAAEEGLRIAEDIGQPQWISQLTAFLAYGAALRGDEPSCRAHADRAVAEAFGGATAVGAPWAHAALALLALGQGRLEQARAELAHMTVEPARHHVSGLRTLADQIEVAVRLGDTERARDALDRLTAWSERAGADWIAALVARGAALLADGADAEARFEAALAGNRPFDEARTRLLYGEWLRRDKRKVDARAQLEQALALFDRLGAGPWQERARTELAALGVGTAARPGGGPLSVLTPQESQIVRLAAQGLSNREIAARLLLSHRTVGHHLYKAYPKLGVLSRGELSELDLAE from the coding sequence ATGCTGCACGGACGCGACACCGAACAGGCCACGATCGACGCCCTGCTCAGCGGCGCGCGGGCCGGGCGCAGCGGGGCGCTGGTGCTGCGCGGCGAGGCGGGTATCGGCAAGACGGCGCTGCTGGAGTACGCGGCGGCACAGGGTGTTCCGACGGTGCGCAGCGCGGGCATCGAATCGGAGGCCGAATTGCCGTTCGCGGCACTGCATCTGCTGGTGCGGCCCGGGATGGCGCTGGTGCGGCAGCTGCCCGACCGGCAGCGCGCGGCGATGGAGGCCGCGTTCGGGCTCGGCGCCGACGCTCCCGCCGACCGGATGCTGATCGGGCTGGCCCTGCTCACCCTGCTGGCCGAGGAAGCGGCCGAGGGCCCGCTGCTGTGCCTGATCGACGACGCGCACTGGCTGGATCGCGCGACGGCGGAAACCCTGCTGTTCGCGGCGCGCAGGCTCGACGCCGAGGGGGTGGTGATCCTGTTCGCCACCCGGTCCGGACCGGACGACTTCCCCGCGCCCGGCCTGCCCGAGCTGGCCCTGTCCGGCCTGCGTCCCGACGCGGCGGCGGCACTGCTCGACGCGCACCCGGCCCGGCTGACCCCGGCGACGCGCTATCGCCTGCTCACCGAGTCCGGGGGCAATCCCCTGGCGCTGCTGGAACTTCCGTCCGCCGTCGGCGTCGAGGGCGTGGACGATCCGAACCCGCTGCCGCTGACCCAGCGGCTACAGCTGGCGTTCCACGGCCGGGTCGCCCGTCTGCCCGCCGCCACCAGGACGATCCTGCTCATCGCGGCCGCCGCGGGCACCGACGACCTGGCCCCGGTTCTGCGCGCCGCCGCGAGTCTCGGCGCGGCCCTGCCCGACCTGCAACCAGCCGCCGACGCGGGGCTGGTCCATACCGACGGCACCACGCTGTCCTGGCGGCATCCGCTCTCCCGTGCGGCGGTGTATCAGGGCTCGGCGCTGGCCGACCGGCTCGCCGCGCACCGCGCGCTGGCCGCCGCCCTCGACGACGCCGACGCCGCCGACCTGCGCGCCTGGCATCTGGCCGGCGCCGCCACCGGCCCCGACGAGACCGTGGCCACCGCCTTGGAGCAGACCGCCGACCGGGCCCGGCGCCGCACCGGATTCCACGGCGCCGTCGTCGCCTACGACCGGGCCGCCGCGCTCAGCGTCGACCCGCGGGCCCGGCTGCGCAGGCTGGTCCTCGCCGCCGAGACCGCCACCGAGGCCGGGCTCACCGAGCAGGCGGGCCGGCTGGCCGAGCGCGCCGAATCGATGACACCCGACGACGAGGTCGGGCGGCGGCTGGACCTGGTGCGCGCCCAGGCCGAATTCGCCGCGGGCGCACCGGGTTCCGCGCACCGTCGGCTGATCGCGGCCGCGACGGCGGCGCGCGGGGTCGATCCGCGCGGCGCGGCACGCATCCTGAGCCGGGCGGTGCACACGGCCTGGTATCTCGGGCCCGCCGAATTGGACGAGGTGGCGCGGCTGCTGGAGACGGTGCGCCTCGACGACGACGACCCGGGCACGCCGATCGTGCGATACCTGACCGGGTCGGTGTCCGGGCGGCGCACCGTCGACCTGCGCGCGGCCGCGGCGGCGGCCCGCGCGCACGGCGCCGACAGCCCGGCCGATCTGGTGCAGCTGTGCGGCAGCGGTCTGGTCGTCGGGCAGGACGACCAGGTCGGTGAGCTGGCCGATTCGCTCATCGGCGAGGCCAGGGACCAGGGCCGGATCGCGCTGCTGGCGCCGCTGTTGTTCTTCCGCGCCGAGGCCGAGCTGTTCGGCGGGCGTCCGGGGGAAAGCCGGATCGCGGCCGAGGAGGGGCTGCGCATCGCCGAGGACATCGGGCAGCCGCAGTGGATCAGTCAGCTCACCGCCTTCCTCGCCTACGGGGCCGCGCTGCGGGGTGACGAACCGTCCTGCCGCGCGCACGCCGACCGGGCGGTGGCCGAGGCGTTCGGTGGCGCGACCGCGGTCGGGGCGCCGTGGGCGCACGCGGCGCTGGCGCTGCTGGCGCTCGGGCAGGGCAGGCTCGAGCAGGCGCGGGCCGAGCTGGCGCACATGACCGTCGAGCCGGCCCGGCACCACGTCAGCGGGCTGCGCACGCTGGCCGACCAGATCGAAGTCGCGGTCCGGCTGGGCGACACCGAGCGCGCGCGGGACGCGCTGGACCGGCTCACCGCCTGGTCGGAGCGGGCCGGGGCGGACTGGATCGCGGCGCTGGTGGCCCGGGGCGCGGCCCTGCTCGCCGACGGCGCGGACGCCGAAGCCCGGTTCGAGGCGGCACTCGCCGGGAACCGTCCGTTCGACGAGGCGCGCACCCGGCTGCTGTACGGGGAATGGCTGCGCCGGGACAAGCGCAAAGTCGACGCGCGGGCACAGCTGGAGCAGGCCCTGGCGCTGTTCGACCGGCTCGGCGCCGGGCCGTGGCAGGAGCGCGCCCGGACCGAGCTGGCCGCGCTCGGGGTCGGCACGGCGGCACGGCCGGGTGGCGGGCCGCTGAGCGTGCTCACGCCGCAGGAGTCGCAGATCGTACGGCTGGCGGCGCAGGGGTTGTCGAATCGGGAGATCGCGGCGCGGCTGCTGCTGAGTCATCGCACCGTCGGCCATCACCTGTACAAGGCCTATCCCAAGCTGGGGGTGCTCTCGCGCGGGGAGCTGAGCGAACTCGACCTAGCGGAGTGA
- the glgX gene encoding glycogen debranching protein GlgX has protein sequence MSSPHDRSGEVTPLGVWPGTAYPLGASYDGAGTNFSVFSEVATKVELCLIAKDGGETRVELDEVDGYVWHAYLPTVSPGQRYGYRVHGPYEPELGLRCDPGKLLLDPYGKAFDGQFGNDPSLYTYGQDSLGHTMTGVVINPFFDWGADRPPNRPYHETVIYEAHVKGMTMTHPDVPEELRGTYAGLAHPAVVGHLKSLGVTAIELMPVHQFFHDHILLDQGLRNYWGYNSIGYLAPHNQYSARPRGDAAVAEFKAMVRAMHAEGIEVILDVVYNHTGEGNHFGPTLSLRGIDNAAYYRLDDTDPALYKDYTGTGNSLNVRHPHTLQLIMDSLRYWILDMHVDGFRFDLAATLARELHDVDRLSAFFDLVHQDPVVSQVKLIAEPWDVGEGGYQVGNFPSLWTEWNGKYRDTVRDYWRGEPATLGEFASRLTGSSDLYEPTGRRPSASINFVTAHDGFTLRDLVSYNEKHNEANGEDNRDGESYNRSWNCGVEGPTDDPAVLELRARQQRNLLATLILSQGTPMLAHGDEIGRTQLGNNNVYCQDSPLSWMDWSLAETNAELLEFTRSVIALRTAHPIFRRRRFLAAGPGDGGERRREIAWFTPAGAEMTTGDWDSGFGRSLAMLLDGDGIPEPGPRGERITDDSFLLCFNAHDEELAFVLPGPEFGAEWTSALDCSTPTGAADAVHLAADTLSVPSRCLLVLRRTAQPKR, from the coding sequence ATGTCGAGCCCGCACGACCGATCCGGTGAGGTGACTCCGCTGGGCGTGTGGCCGGGAACCGCGTATCCGCTGGGGGCCAGCTACGACGGCGCGGGCACCAATTTCTCGGTGTTCTCCGAGGTCGCCACCAAGGTCGAGCTGTGCCTGATCGCCAAGGACGGCGGCGAGACCAGGGTGGAGCTGGACGAGGTCGACGGGTATGTCTGGCACGCCTACCTGCCGACGGTGTCGCCGGGGCAGCGGTACGGCTACCGGGTCCACGGGCCGTACGAGCCTGAACTCGGGCTACGGTGCGATCCGGGCAAGCTGCTGCTCGACCCGTACGGCAAGGCCTTCGACGGACAGTTCGGCAACGATCCCTCGCTGTACACCTACGGCCAGGATTCGCTCGGCCACACCATGACCGGCGTGGTGATCAACCCGTTCTTCGACTGGGGCGCCGACCGGCCGCCGAACCGGCCCTACCACGAGACGGTGATCTACGAGGCCCACGTCAAGGGCATGACGATGACCCACCCCGACGTGCCGGAGGAACTGCGCGGCACCTACGCGGGCCTGGCCCATCCGGCGGTCGTCGGGCACCTGAAAAGCCTGGGCGTCACCGCGATCGAGCTGATGCCGGTGCACCAGTTCTTCCACGACCACATCCTGCTCGACCAGGGGCTGCGCAACTACTGGGGCTACAACAGCATCGGCTACCTCGCCCCGCACAACCAGTACTCGGCCCGCCCGCGTGGTGACGCCGCGGTCGCCGAGTTCAAGGCCATGGTCCGGGCGATGCACGCCGAGGGCATCGAGGTGATCCTGGACGTGGTCTACAACCACACCGGCGAGGGCAACCACTTCGGGCCGACACTGAGCCTGCGCGGCATCGACAACGCCGCCTACTACCGCCTCGACGACACCGATCCGGCGCTCTACAAGGACTACACCGGCACCGGCAACAGCCTCAACGTGCGGCATCCGCACACGCTGCAGCTGATCATGGACTCGCTGCGCTACTGGATCCTGGACATGCACGTCGACGGCTTCCGGTTCGACCTGGCGGCGACGCTGGCCCGCGAATTGCACGACGTGGACCGGCTTTCCGCGTTCTTCGACCTGGTACACCAGGACCCGGTGGTGAGCCAGGTGAAGCTCATCGCCGAGCCGTGGGACGTCGGCGAGGGCGGCTATCAGGTGGGCAATTTCCCGAGCCTGTGGACCGAGTGGAACGGCAAGTACCGCGACACCGTGCGCGACTACTGGCGCGGTGAGCCCGCGACGCTGGGCGAGTTCGCCTCCCGGCTCACCGGGTCCTCGGACCTGTACGAGCCGACCGGCCGCCGCCCGAGCGCCAGCATCAACTTCGTCACCGCGCACGACGGGTTCACGCTGCGGGACCTGGTGTCCTACAACGAGAAACACAACGAGGCCAACGGCGAGGACAACCGCGACGGCGAGAGCTACAACCGGTCCTGGAACTGCGGCGTGGAGGGCCCCACCGACGATCCGGCCGTGCTGGAACTGCGGGCGCGTCAGCAGCGCAATCTGCTGGCCACGCTGATCCTGAGCCAGGGCACGCCGATGCTGGCCCACGGCGACGAGATCGGGCGCACTCAGCTCGGCAACAACAATGTGTACTGCCAGGATTCGCCGCTGTCGTGGATGGACTGGTCGCTGGCGGAGACGAACGCGGAGTTGCTGGAGTTCACCCGCTCGGTGATCGCGCTGCGCACCGCGCACCCGATCTTCCGGCGCCGCCGCTTCCTCGCCGCGGGGCCCGGCGACGGGGGCGAGCGCAGGCGCGAGATCGCCTGGTTCACCCCCGCGGGCGCGGAGATGACCACCGGCGACTGGGACAGCGGCTTCGGCCGCTCGCTGGCGATGCTGCTCGACGGCGACGGCATCCCCGAACCCGGCCCCCGCGGCGAACGCATCACCGACGACTCGTTCCTGCTGTGCTTCAATGCGCACGACGAAGAGCTCGCGTTCGTGCTCCCCGGACCGGAGTTCGGCGCCGAATGGACCTCGGCGCTGGATTGTTCGACCCCCACCGGCGCGGCCGACGCGGTACACCTCGCGGCCGACACGCTGTCCGTCCCCAGCCGCTGCCTGCTAGTCCTGCGCCGAACCGCCCAGCCGAAACGATGA
- a CDS encoding nuclear transport factor 2 family protein, producing MNTVVAQYLEAWNTREPGARRAAVARLFTPQARYVDPLVAVTGHAELEAAIAGVQTQFPDWSFRLAGPVDAHHDQVRFTWGLGPADADPVVIGFDVAVLADGRIDSVYGFLDQVPATA from the coding sequence ATGAACACCGTCGTCGCGCAGTACCTGGAGGCATGGAACACCCGCGAGCCCGGTGCCCGCCGCGCCGCCGTGGCCCGGCTGTTCACGCCGCAGGCCCGCTATGTGGACCCGCTGGTCGCCGTCACCGGTCACGCCGAACTCGAGGCCGCCATCGCCGGGGTGCAGACCCAGTTCCCCGACTGGTCCTTCCGCCTGGCGGGCCCGGTCGACGCCCACCACGACCAGGTGCGGTTCACCTGGGGCCTCGGACCCGCCGACGCCGACCCCGTGGTGATCGGCTTCGACGTCGCCGTGCTCGCCGACGGCCGCATCGACAGCGTCTACGGCTTCCTCGACCAGGTCCCCGCCACCGCCTGA